The following DNA comes from Candidatus Liberimonas magnetica.
TCTTGTCATAGAGTGAGTAAAATTTGTTGAGAAATCAATAATAAGTGGAGGAATTTTTGATAAAAACAGCTATCTACCCAGGAAGTTTTGACCCTCCAACAAACGGGCATTTAGACATTATTCTGCGAGCTACGCATCTTTTCCCGAAAGTAATAGTAGCGGTAACTGATAATTCCGATAAAAAACCCACTTTTAAATTAAAAGACAGGATTACTATGCTTAAAGAAACCACAAAAGGTTTAAATGGGGTCAGGGTGGAGTTTTTTTCGGGGTTATTGGTTAATTATGCTAAAAAAAGAAAAGCAAGTGTGATAATAAGGGGCCTGCGCGCAATCTCAGATTTTGAATTTGAATTTCAAATGGCTTTAATGAACAGAAGGCTCAGTAAGAAAATTGAGACTGTATTTTTAATGCCGGATGAAAAATATACTTATATTTCCTCAAGCCTGATAAAACAGATTTCACGGCTAGGCGGTTCTTTAAAAGGGCTGATTCCTGTTTCGGTGAATAAATATTTAAGTAAAAGGCAAGTTAGCCCCTTGGGGGACTAACTGATTACAGTGATCAAAAACAAAGATTACGGTGATTTCTAGTATAGAGTTTTAAAATTCTTATACTACAACATAAATCTAAAGGAGCACACCTTTGCGTTTGACTTCCTTAAAGAAAAGACTCGGCGATATCCTGGTGGATGTAGGTATTATCACCAAAGAGCAATTGGATAAAGCCCTTGAAACGCAGCGAATGACCGGAGAAAAACTAGGGGCCATACTTGCGCAGATGGGCGTAATAAATGAAGAGGTCATGCTGGCATTTTTAGGCAAGCAGTGCGGTGTTTCCTATGTATCGATAAATGAGTACGGAGAAATTCCTGCGGACGTTGTGCGCTCGATCCCTGAAAGTGTGGCAAGGCAACAGATACTTATCCCGCTGGCAAAAGAAGCAAATACAATAACGATTGCAATGGCTGACCCTTTTAATGTGTTTGCGATCGACGATATTAAAGTAATGACAGGGCTGGATGTCAATATTGTAATTGCCTCAGAATCCGAAATCAAGGAAGCCATAGAAAAGTACTACAGCCATACTCTTGAATTTAAACATACGGTAGCAGACCTGATAAAATCCGCAAAAGATATCTCAGATGAAGAACTGGTTAGCTCGATTTTGTCCGAAGCCGTTAAAAGTAAAGCTTCGGACATACACATGCAGCCTCAGGCGGATTCCCTGCACATACGTTTCAGGATCGACGGAATTCTGCATGATTACTCTACGTTAGGCCTGAATGAATACAAGAATATTTTGAACAGGCTGAAGAAAATGGCAAACCTTAATATAGACATAAATCAATACCTGCCCAGGGGCTCAAAAATTAAAATAAGGGTAGATGGGAATGACATAGATCTAAGAATATCCATAATCCCAACGGTTACCGGACAAAAGCTCACTCTGCAGATATTGAGCAATGAAACGCTCTGCAGGGACCTGGCAAAACTTGGTTTTGAAACCGAAACTTTGGCAGCTTATAAAAAAAATATAGAATCAAAAAGCGGCCTTATAATAATATCAAGCCCTATATATTCAGGAAAAACTACGACTCTTTATTCAACCGTAGGCCACCTAAATCATCCGGACAGGAACATATTGACGATCGAAGACCCAGTTAAGTATATAATCCCTGGGATCACTCAGGTCCAGGTGGACACAGATAACGGAATGACGGCTTCAAGGGTATTAAGGTCCTTTGAAATGCAAAACCCGGATATAATCGTTGTTGACGAGGTCCGGGATCCTGAGACCGCAAGGCAATGTATCAACGCGGCATTGACCGGGCATTTGGTTTTTGCAACATTCCCGATAAACGATTCGGCCGGAGTCCTTGTACATTTAAAAAATATGGGGATCGAACCGTTCATGATAGCGACCTCATTAAGGATGGTCCTTGCACAAAGGCTTATGCGCGCTATATGCCCCGATTGCAGGGAGAGTTATGATATCCCGACGAACAATGTGCGTAATATCGGCATTGACCCCAAGTTCGCTAATGACCAGTCAAAAATAGAATTATGGCGGGGCAAGGGATGTAGTTCCTGTAATTTCTCCGGATACAGGGGCAGGGTAGCCATTTATGAGATATTAGAATTAAACAGCAAACTGCGGGAACTAATATTAGACGATGTACAGGAATCGCTCCTAAGGCAATTAGTCACAGATATGGGTGTGATTACCTTGCGTGAAGCTGCCTGGAGAAAAGTCCGGACAGGAGTTTCTACTGCAGAAGAAATGTTAAGGCTTACAAAGTATACATAAAATATCAACTTAGAAGGGTTCAGTGAAGAAAGACTCACGCTGCGAGACTTTCTGAACGCGGAAGGGAAACTTAGTTTCTCTCCGGGAGTGTTGAGGCGAGCAATTTCCGACCAAGCCGAAACAATCCTTCTCCTGCAAAGCGGGAGAAGGTAAGTCCCCGCCCAAAGGCGGGGGCGCGACATTAAGGAGATGATAAATGTTAAATATGGAAGAATTACTTAAGCTTCTGGTTGAGAAAAAAGCATCTGACCTGCATTTAACTCCCGGAGTCTCTCCTATGCTGAGAATAGACGGAGAGATGGTTTCCACTGATTTTGACAAACTTACTCCGGATGTATGCCAGAAACTGGTATACTCGCTTCTTACGGACACTCAAAAGGAAAAATTCGAGGCCAACAACGAACTTGACCTGTCATTCGGTATTAAAGGTGTCGGCAGGGTAAGGATGAATGTATTTCGGCAGCGCGGCTCGGTCTCGGCGGCACTCCGCTCGATCCCTACTAAAATCCTAACTTTTGACGACTTGAATTTGCCGCCTGTAGTTTATACCCTGATGAAATTAAAAAAAGGATTGGTGCTGATCACCGGAGCAACGGGTTCAGGAAAATCTACGACCCTGGCCTCTATGATAGATTATTTGAATGAAAACCGCCAGGGGCATATCATAACCATCGAAGACCCGATAGAATACATTCATTATCATAAAAAATGCATAGTCAATCAAAGGGAAGTGGGGGCAGACACAGGGTCATTCCCGAGTGCCTTGAAATATGTCCTGAGGCAAGACCCGGATGTTATTCTAATAGGGGAAATGAGGGACCTTGAAACGATTTCAGCTGCTTTAACTATAGCTGAAACCGGGCATCTTGTTTTTGCAACGCTTCACACTACCGATGCAGCCTCTACGATAAACAGGATAATAGATGTATTTCCGCCGCATCAGCAATTTCAGATACGCTCACAGCTTTCTCTGACCCTTCAGGCGGTTTTTGCCCAGCAGCTTATCCAACTCACTTCAGGCCAGGGACGTACCTTAGCCTGTGAAGTTTTGATAGCAACTCCTGCGGTAAAAAGTTTGATCAGGGATATGAAGATAGAACAACTTTATCTCGCGATGCAAACAGGGGGAAAGTTCGGGATGCTGACCATGAACCAGGCTTTATTTGAATTATATTCAAAAAGAAAGATATCTTATCAGACAGCGCTCGATTATAGCACTGATAAGGATGACTTAAAGCGTTTGTTAGAAAAAGTCACGGTCAAGTCGTAAGTAAATTAAAAATGCAAAATGAAAAAATCAAAATTAAGGTATCCCGCTTTGCGGGATTAATTTAAATAAGTCCGCTATAGCGGACACCTTAATTTTACATTTTTCACTTTTCATTTTGCAATTAAGTTTGTTGGAGTTATAATGCCTAAGTTTAGCTACAAAGCAAGAAATGCTTCCGGCAGTGAGTCCACAGCTGTAATTGAAGCTCCTGACCAGAGAACTGCGATGGAACGCCTCAAGAATCAGAAGCTTATCGTAGTCGAGATATCCGAAAACAAACCCGGATTTATTAAAAAAATATTTGATAAGATTAATCCAATGAAGCCCAGTGTAGGTTCTAAAGAACTGGTGCTTTTTTCAAGGCAGCTCTCTACTCTGGTTTCTGCTGGTGTGCCAATTGTTCAGGGCCTTTCGATCCTTGTTGACCAGGCTGAAAGCCCGCTATTCAAAAATGTCCTGCTTAGTGTCAGGGAAGATATTGAGCAGGGTATATCCATTAATGATGCTATGAGAAAACATCCTGTCGCATTTACAGAACTTTACGTTGCTATGATAAAAGCCGGAGAAGTCGGTGGCATTTTAGACGCTATCTTAGACAGGCTTTCTTCATATCTTGAAGCATCGGAAGAGTTAAAGGGAAAAGTAAAAGGGGCCATGGTGTACCCGGCAGTTATCGGATGTATCGCAGGAGCTGTAACATTATTCCTTATGATCTTTATAATACCGACATTTCAGAATATTTTTTCTCAATTTGGAGGAGAATTGCCTCTTCCGACAAAAGTAATGATATGGATATCAGAGTTTTTAAGGAATTTCATATTGCTGGTGCTGGCAACTCCTGTCGGGATATTCTTTGGTTTTAAGAAGTATGGAGAAACTGAGAAAGGCAGGGTAGTTCTTGACAGAATTTTCTTGAAACTCCCCGTGTTCGGAATTCTTATAAAAAAAGTATCTGTGGCAAAATTTTCCAGGACGCTTGGTACGCTTATAAAATCTGGTGTACCGATCCTTCAGGCGCTTGATACGGTGGGGAAAACAAGCGGCAATAAAATAATTGAGCAGTCGATAGAAACCGCAAGACAGGCTATAAAGGAAGGGGAAAGAATGGCGGAGCCGCTGCGTAAAACAGGTGTTTTTCCTGAAATGGTTGTTCAGATGATAGCAATTGGTGAAGAAACCGGTAACCTTGACATAATGTTAAATAAAATAGCTGATTTCTATGACCAGGAAGTTGATGTAGCGGTAAAGGGGCTCACAAGCATGATAGAGCCTCTGGTAATGGTAGTAATGGGTATCGTTGTTGGTGCGATCGTAATGTCCATGTTTATGCCTATGTTCGAGATGGGCCAGATGGCAAGTAAATAGTCCCGCCGTAATATAGGCACGGATTGTTGTCTTGGGATTTGTTAATAATGGCGGGATGTCGTGTTATCAAAAAGCCTCCGGCTTCAACTGGAGGAACTTCACTTGACAAATACAAGGCTATTTGTTATATTTAGGTTGTAGGATTCTGTAAAAAAAGGAGGTGAAACAAAATGAAAAAGTCAAAAGGTTTTACGCTAATTGAGCTTATGATCGTTGTAGCAATCATTGGAATACTTTCAGCTATTGCTATTCCAAAATTTGCCGACCTTATTCGTAAATCTAATGAAGGTGCAACAAAAGGAAACCTTGGAGCTATCCGCAGCGCTGTTTCTATTTACTACGGAGAATTGGAAGGCTGGTTCCCGGTGCCGACGGCATCAGGAGGTTCGGCAACAGCAGGGACGTTAGGTGCTATTTTAACCATGGAAAATGGTAAATACCTGAAGGAAGTTACTTCAAGTTATGCACCGCCGCACCATGCAAAATCAGCGAACGTTACAATTGCAGTGGCAAGCGGAAATGAAACTGCAAGCCCGGGTGCATGGGGATATCAGGATGCCCGTTCCCCTGGAACCGGAGAAAAACAATGGGGCGATGTATGGGTAAATTGTACTCATACCGACTCAAAGGGCCAGGTTTGGTCTTCTTACTAAAATCTGAGTGTTACTTGAATGGTAACCCCGCGCGTTCTTTGACGAGCGGGGTTATTTTTTTGTATAATGTACATAACAGAGGGAAAATGATAACTTATCTATTCATTTGCTTTATATTCGGATTAATAGCAGGTAGTTTCGCTAATGTTTGCATATACAGAATACCGAATAACCTATCAGTTGTAAAACCAAGGTCTTTTTGTAAAAACTGCAAAAACCGTATCGCGTGGTATGACAATATACCCGTTTTAAGCTTTCTTGTTTTGTCCGGAAAATGTAGGCACTGCAAAGAAAAGATATCTTTAATTTATCCGTTCATTGAAATACTTACTGGCATTCTTTTTATTTTATTAGGATGGAGATTCATGTACCAGCCTGCTTCTTTATTCGTTTATTCATTATTTACAGTGCTGCTTGTAATAATAGCGGTTATCGATTATCAGTATCAGATAATTCCGGATATCTTATCTTTATGTATATTAATCTTAGGCATATCTTTTTGTTTTTTTAACCGTGAGCTCGGAACAAACTGGCAAATGAGGTTCTTAAACTCAATACTTGGGGGAGTCGTAAGCGCAGGGTGTTTATTCGTGGTAGGTTATCTGGGGACTATGGTTTTAAAAAAGGATGCTATGGGAGGAGGGGACATAAAATTTATCCTTGCGGCCGGGACTTTAGTAGGCTTAAAAAAAGCATTCCTCACTATTTTTTTTGCTTCAATAATCGGAAGTATCATAGGCCTTATGCTCATAGTTTTGAAAAAAAATAAAAGAAATGAATATATTCCGTTTGGCCCGTTCCTAAGCCT
Coding sequences within:
- a CDS encoding prepilin peptidase, which codes for MITYLFICFIFGLIAGSFANVCIYRIPNNLSVVKPRSFCKNCKNRIAWYDNIPVLSFLVLSGKCRHCKEKISLIYPFIEILTGILFILLGWRFMYQPASLFVYSLFTVLLVIIAVIDYQYQIIPDILSLCILILGISFCFFNRELGTNWQMRFLNSILGGVVSAGCLFVVGYLGTMVLKKDAMGGGDIKFILAAGTLVGLKKAFLTIFFASIIGSIIGLMLIVLKKNKRNEYIPFGPFLSLAAYFILFIPSNWLFW
- a CDS encoding type II secretion system F family protein; this encodes MPKFSYKARNASGSESTAVIEAPDQRTAMERLKNQKLIVVEISENKPGFIKKIFDKINPMKPSVGSKELVLFSRQLSTLVSAGVPIVQGLSILVDQAESPLFKNVLLSVREDIEQGISINDAMRKHPVAFTELYVAMIKAGEVGGILDAILDRLSSYLEASEELKGKVKGAMVYPAVIGCIAGAVTLFLMIFIIPTFQNIFSQFGGELPLPTKVMIWISEFLRNFILLVLATPVGIFFGFKKYGETEKGRVVLDRIFLKLPVFGILIKKVSVAKFSRTLGTLIKSGVPILQALDTVGKTSGNKIIEQSIETARQAIKEGERMAEPLRKTGVFPEMVVQMIAIGEETGNLDIMLNKIADFYDQEVDVAVKGLTSMIEPLVMVVMGIVVGAIVMSMFMPMFEMGQMASK
- the tadA gene encoding Flp pilus assembly complex ATPase component TadA, with the protein product MRLTSLKKRLGDILVDVGIITKEQLDKALETQRMTGEKLGAILAQMGVINEEVMLAFLGKQCGVSYVSINEYGEIPADVVRSIPESVARQQILIPLAKEANTITIAMADPFNVFAIDDIKVMTGLDVNIVIASESEIKEAIEKYYSHTLEFKHTVADLIKSAKDISDEELVSSILSEAVKSKASDIHMQPQADSLHIRFRIDGILHDYSTLGLNEYKNILNRLKKMANLNIDINQYLPRGSKIKIRVDGNDIDLRISIIPTVTGQKLTLQILSNETLCRDLAKLGFETETLAAYKKNIESKSGLIIISSPIYSGKTTTLYSTVGHLNHPDRNILTIEDPVKYIIPGITQVQVDTDNGMTASRVLRSFEMQNPDIIVVDEVRDPETARQCINAALTGHLVFATFPINDSAGVLVHLKNMGIEPFMIATSLRMVLAQRLMRAICPDCRESYDIPTNNVRNIGIDPKFANDQSKIELWRGKGCSSCNFSGYRGRVAIYEILELNSKLRELILDDVQESLLRQLVTDMGVITLREAAWRKVRTGVSTAEEMLRLTKYT
- the coaD gene encoding pantetheine-phosphate adenylyltransferase; this translates as MKTAIYPGSFDPPTNGHLDIILRATHLFPKVIVAVTDNSDKKPTFKLKDRITMLKETTKGLNGVRVEFFSGLLVNYAKKRKASVIIRGLRAISDFEFEFQMALMNRRLSKKIETVFLMPDEKYTYISSSLIKQISRLGGSLKGLIPVSVNKYLSKRQVSPLGD
- a CDS encoding type IV pilus twitching motility protein PilT; the encoded protein is MLNMEELLKLLVEKKASDLHLTPGVSPMLRIDGEMVSTDFDKLTPDVCQKLVYSLLTDTQKEKFEANNELDLSFGIKGVGRVRMNVFRQRGSVSAALRSIPTKILTFDDLNLPPVVYTLMKLKKGLVLITGATGSGKSTTLASMIDYLNENRQGHIITIEDPIEYIHYHKKCIVNQREVGADTGSFPSALKYVLRQDPDVILIGEMRDLETISAALTIAETGHLVFATLHTTDAASTINRIIDVFPPHQQFQIRSQLSLTLQAVFAQQLIQLTSGQGRTLACEVLIATPAVKSLIRDMKIEQLYLAMQTGGKFGMLTMNQALFELYSKRKISYQTALDYSTDKDDLKRLLEKVTVKS